The segment TCGACAAAATATACAACCTCGTTTTATCGTAGGATCAAATTATGCAACATTTTACTTGGAATCAAGTGAAACCATGTTGCATGACTTTAGTTAGTTGTATAAATTGCTAAAAACTATAATATAATtatatagatttatataatataaaatatgATCATATGAATAAATATTTTACCAATATCACGTTATAACGTGACTAATTTCCGacttgattgtatatttttttttcaaaagataaGATGGAATATGATTAAATATTTCTTTAAGctaataatttttaaataaattaacaaACTAAAGTTACGAAACATTTATCCATCTAAAAACAAGCAAACTTACTTTTGACtagaattttaaattaaaaatggtGGTGGGATACTGGACGTCGGCTAGAACTGGGCCGGCCAACAAAGTTGTTTAAAAAAGTCCCCAAGTCAAATACCGATCCAGCAAAGAGTCAACGCTCTTTCTGCTATCCAATCAGAGAAGTGCAGCACAGGGGCACAGGCACTGCACTGCCGCCGCTTATCCTTTTTAGCTGCTTTTGCCGtttaacttttattattattattattattattattattaggctTTTGGTTGTGTTGCATTTTTATCAAAGGAAAATGGGTTGATAGGgtaatttattttttgaaatgtatatatttagtttttgttttgtttttttgtaaattaaacccttatactttattaatatgtacatATTAGGTCATTTTGACCGAATTCTATAGGTTTTGCTGATATGGAAGCACACGTGGCACTAAAAACAACCGCATAACAATTAATTAGCTTGATCATTCTTTATAAACGAATGTTAACATCCAAAATCAAGAGGAATCACAGTTTTGTtgtagaagaagaaagaagatatCGAGTGGCTCAAGAATCTCCACAGGTTCAAGCAATCACAGAGTAGATAAGGAAGTCCTCTGTGATTGTAAACTCCCTACAAGAATTCATACCTCCAAGACCAAAGATAACCCTGGAAAGAAATTCCGAGTGTGCCCTAAGTCATTGGTAAATACCTAAATTGATTTTATTTGTCAAAtgacatcaattttttttcttcttaccTTCTATGTTGTTGATTTTATTACTACAGAAACCAGGGAAAAAGTGTAAAGTTTGGGAATGGATTGATGAAGAACCTGGGAATATGAAGTCCATTGCAAAAGATACTCTTTCAGATGTTGCAGATTATCTTATACAAGTTTTAGAGGATGTGACATTTCTTAGAGAAGAAGTGAAACAGTTGAAGGTTATGGtttgtgtattgattatgttgGTCATTGTTAAGGTTATTTTTGGGGTTGAAGATATGCTTATGGAGGTTTTAAGGGATGTTGATGTAATAGACTTTTTGTGTAATTCTTGTTTATGTAATGGATGTTGATGTACTTTATGTTTATGCAATGGTAAAGTTTATTGATATTATGTATGAATGTTGATGTAATTAAATCAGTCAAATGGAGGTAAAACCAAGACAAATTACATGAAATATTCTTTTATAGACAATTGGATGTGAAGACAAATAAAAGTGGCTGACAAAAGGCATCAAGCCATTTAATAATTACAAAAGATAAGCCCACCAGTAGGGGTAACACATTAATTTAGTTCAAAATATTCGATAAGTACATCAAAAGTAAACAACTAGTAGGGGTAATATAGTAATTAAGTTCAAAAGATTACCCCACACTACATCAAAATATATATCACATGCATTACCCCACTACACCAAAACCTAATTACTCTAAGGTCACAGGTTTGTCTTGGCTACATCCAGTTCCATCCTTGACTTTAACATTTTTCTAAAGACAAATTTCTATGATTCTTTCTGAAAACTTTCTCACCCTACTAGCATCATTCAAGGGAACCTTCTTCATAGGACTTCTCTTCACAGGAGCCTTATTCACAGGAGTTGTCTTCACATGAGTTCTCTTGACAAGAGCTTTCTTCAGAGGAACTTCATTTACAGCAGGAGTAGGAGTGCTTGGTGCTGGAGTTGATTGACTTGGACCTGCTGTGCTTGGAGCTGGAGTTGATTAACTTAGACTTGTTGTGCTTGGAGCTGGAGTTGACGTACTTGGGCATGTGGCTTTGTTGTGGCCAGTTTGGTGGCAAATGGTACATCTTAGACAAATGCCTGCCCTTGACACAGTATGCCTTTTGTGCCCACTTAGCTCTCTTTCTGCCTGATCTCTTTTCCTTTTGACACATGGCCTGCCAGGTAACCTCCTCCTTAATGGATGCAAAATAGTATGAAGTCCTTCAACACGTGGCCACTCAGAACTATGATTGAGTGGGTGGATGTTATACTCACAGCTACTAAGGAAAAAGGCTTTAGTATAGGAGTTTGATACAAAAGCCTCCACATCTAGGTTCAATggtgaaattgttgatatgacaTGTACACACGGAATGCCTGTGAGTTGCCAGCTTCTGCATCCACATGACCTCTGATTCAGATCAATAACATACCTCTCATTTCCTGAGAACACTTCAAATTCTTTGTAGCCACTTACATAAGGTACCCAAAATCTGTCAATATACAAGAAGATAGTCAATTACCATTATAAACCAATGTATAACTAATGCAAGTGTTACTAACCTTTGCACTTCTTTCAAGTCCTCTATCTCCCTTCTGATACTTAGGCATATGTCCAAATCCCAACTCAAACTTTTTTGCTTATGCATCCATAACCTCTGCATTGCCCAACATCTTATGTCCTCCAACATTGTTATCACTAGGGCTTTCATTTTCCTCAAACTCAGTTTAGGACTCTCCAAAACATCATTCACAAATTATTTCCGTATCCACTTATATGTTACAATTGACCCAAGTTTGAATTCCCTAGATCACTTGTGCTCTGTTCTATGAGACTTAATCTAAAAAGTGTGTTCTTCTTTCATCCAGGAAGCATACAATCTAAAAGGGCATGTTGGATCCTTTCCTTTACAACACCTAACTAGCACCTTACTCTTGTCATTCTTTTCATACCACAGATTAACCATTTGCTACAACATAGTAGCTAAGAGAGTATTTAAGTTCAACAGTAGTAGAGTATTTCATACCTAATCGAGGCTTCATCTCATTCCATTCCCGAGTATGATCATATCTTAGGTAGATAGGTTGTATTGCATTATGATCTTCTTCAACCAAGTCATCATTCTGTATTGGACAAAGTTTGTTGAGGAATTGATCATTAAAGTTTCTCTTAAGAGATATAACTTCATCGTCCTCTACATGTTCAGCTTTCAGACAATCTTCTAAAATGGAGTCAACATCATCAATAGAAACCAAATCATCATCTTCAAGGTCTGCTTCTTTCTCTTGAATCCAATCAAACAAAGGTTCATGATGATGATCCATTTACATATCCAATCTATTCTTTTCATTTATGTCTTCACGAAACTCGTTAAAATCGCAGTCATTCTGAATAACATGTAATCCCTCAGACAACCTCACTTCATGTGGACAGTAATACACATCTCCGCATCTTCCGTTAGTAAGCTTTTCAAGAAAGGGGATGAAATCAGGGAAGTTCATCTTGTTCACAACCGTGTATCGTACAGAGACTTTTACTCCATCAAAATACATCAATGGGTAGGTGTGAACATCCCATTATAGTGTACATCAACAATTGTATCTACATCTTCTACCATTGTTGATGGTGATTGTGAGTCAAGAAGTTTGAAGGATTACTGGCTGAGTGAATGGAGGAATGGCTGATTAAATGAGCCTTAATTGTCGTCAAAATGTGGTGTAATTTAACAATATCTACGTAAGGTGACATGTGGATGCCACTTGGTTAATTCATTTcaagaaaataaatgaaaaatcgtATATGACCAGTATACCAGGTATAGCCGGTCAAAAGGATTGCATAATTACAAAAAACCTGGTATAAGGgtttaatttacaaaaaaaagaataaggactaaatgtgtatattTCAAAAAATATCTTACCCTATCATGTCATTTTCTCTTTTACCAATGGTAAAGGGTTGTTAcataaaattttatatatttttaccaTGTACGATGTGatgatgtttatatatatatatatatatatatatatatatatatatatatatatatatatatacacacactagtTTATAACC is part of the Lactuca sativa cultivar Salinas chromosome 7, Lsat_Salinas_v11, whole genome shotgun sequence genome and harbors:
- the LOC111888649 gene encoding uncharacterized protein LOC111888649 gives rise to the protein MLEDIRCWAMQRLWMHKQKSLSWDLDICLSIRREIEDLKEVQRFWVPYVSGYKEFEVFSGNERYVIDLNQRSCGCRSWQLTGIPCVHVISTISPLNLDVEAFVSNSYTKAFFLSSCEYNIHPLNHSSEWPRVEGLHTILHPLRRRLPGRPCVKRKRDQAERELSGHKRHTVSRAGICLRCTICHQTGHNKATCPSTSTPAPSTTSLS